A portion of the Halobacterium zhouii genome contains these proteins:
- a CDS encoding ABC transporter ATP-binding protein, with amino-acid sequence MSDPLLSTRGLETQFDTPRGVVEAVDGVDLDIGRGEIAGLVGESGSGKSVLAESTMGLVDDPGEVVGGEVRFRSADAVETLARECPDAVRTPDDPVESGFVVVEDVNVAPDVRDDSRATDGAGAAGDVASNHPAAVGDDVEVESGYVDLRRADEAAMQHIRGGSLAMVFQDPMNSLNPTLSVGEQIAETVRLHQDVGESVSLGAEFKRKLLGAAKNSDAWQRAIEMLEAVEIPEPERRAEEYPHEFSGGMRQRAMIAMALSCEPDLLVADEPTTALDVTIQAQILDELAGLKEAFDTSILLITHDLAVVAETCDVVNVMYAGEIVERADARELFANPQHPYTQGLIASTPKLEAPTDELEPIPGNVPDLVDVDYACHFAPRCPEADRECYEREPDFREVGDGGGHEAACLRRGPEEDQL; translated from the coding sequence ATGAGTGACCCCCTGCTGTCGACTCGTGGGCTCGAAACGCAGTTCGACACGCCGCGCGGCGTCGTCGAAGCCGTCGACGGCGTCGACCTCGACATCGGGCGCGGCGAGATCGCCGGTCTCGTCGGGGAGTCCGGGTCCGGGAAGAGCGTGCTCGCGGAGAGCACGATGGGCCTGGTCGACGACCCCGGGGAGGTCGTCGGCGGCGAAGTGCGGTTCCGGTCGGCGGACGCCGTCGAGACGCTCGCACGGGAATGCCCGGACGCCGTTCGCACGCCCGACGACCCCGTAGAGAGCGGGTTCGTCGTCGTGGAGGACGTCAACGTTGCGCCGGACGTTCGGGACGATTCGCGTGCGACCGACGGTGCCGGCGCGGCCGGAGATGTCGCGAGCAATCACCCAGCAGCGGTCGGGGACGACGTGGAAGTCGAGAGCGGCTACGTGGACCTGCGCCGCGCCGACGAGGCGGCGATGCAACACATCCGCGGCGGGAGCCTCGCGATGGTGTTTCAGGACCCGATGAACTCCCTGAACCCGACGCTCAGCGTCGGCGAACAGATCGCCGAAACGGTGCGGCTCCACCAGGACGTCGGAGAGTCCGTGAGCCTCGGCGCGGAGTTCAAGCGAAAGCTCCTGGGTGCGGCGAAGAACTCGGACGCGTGGCAGCGGGCCATCGAGATGCTGGAGGCCGTCGAGATTCCGGAGCCCGAACGCCGCGCCGAGGAGTACCCCCACGAGTTCTCCGGCGGGATGCGCCAGCGCGCGATGATAGCGATGGCGCTGTCCTGCGAACCGGACCTGCTGGTGGCAGACGAACCGACGACGGCCCTCGACGTCACCATCCAGGCCCAGATCCTGGACGAACTCGCGGGCCTGAAGGAGGCCTTCGACACGTCGATCCTGCTCATCACGCACGACCTCGCGGTCGTCGCGGAGACGTGCGACGTCGTGAACGTGATGTACGCGGGAGAGATTGTGGAGCGCGCGGACGCCCGCGAACTGTTCGCGAACCCCCAGCACCCCTACACGCAGGGGCTCATCGCGAGCACGCCGAAACTGGAGGCGCCGACCGACGAACTCGAGCCGATTCCGGGGAACGTCCCGGACCTCGTGGACGTCGACTACGCGTGTCACTTCGCGCCGCGGTGTCCGGAGGCCGACCGGGAGTGCTACGAGCGCGAACCCGACTTCCGCGAGGTCGGCGACGGGGGCGGCCACGAGGCGGCGTGTCTCCGCCGCGGCCCCGAGGAGGACCAGCTGTGA